Part of the Plasmodium malariae genome assembly, chromosome: 9 genome is shown below.
ATTTGTGAATTTAGCATATTCTTTTTGTTAGTAGTATAGGAAGGGGGCTCCTCTTTTGTATTATTCAAACTCGTCTTTGTAATTTCCTGACCATTATCAATACAGTTTGCAGATAAGAAAAAGGtgtctataaatatattaattttcttttcatctttgacaaaaaaaaaagctagaTTGATAACTAttaaatcatattttttatattcatttaatttatataaaatttttatcaaacACATATCTTTGTCGATATATTTGATGTGTATATCTTTTAATATCTCTTTTAATTCTTCTGTAGTTACCCTgttgttcatttttaaattaaaataatttatatcctCATTAATACCCTTTTTATaatcttttacttttttaattacccAATTATATTTACCATTTAATGAAGTTCTactatcttttttttctaccaTTGATGAAGCTAAAAAATTGATTATAAAATGGTAATCAGGTGGAAAGGCCTCTGTTAACATTCTGTTTGTTAAGTACAATGCTTTTGTTACTGTCttgcttttccttttcttttccttactctttatttccttttttttcccttttaacATTTTGATCACTATGTCTAGGACGATAAAAGTGTTTATCCTAGGAAGTGCGCTACTCTCAAATAAGAAGCAATccatattttatcattagtTTGGTCCACTGATCCGTGAAGTGAAAAGGTGAAGCGGTCAAGAGACAAAAAGGTGCACAGGATAAAAGACGATAAAAGTTGAATTAGAACAAATGAACAGAAAAAGGAACCTTACATTTTCTCATAGTACCTCATCATGAACgaacaaaaaaggaaatttaacaattttgaaaattgcGTGAAATGAATAATCCAGGCACTGCTGAGTATCTACAGTTGTACATACAGATAAAACTTGTGAAAAggcgaatatatatatatatattttaagtaacTTAAAAAACTACGCAAAAATATACATGCTTCAAAAAAGTCAATAATGTCAATGATTTCAATGATGCCACGTAAGGTGCAGAGTGTTCactattcaaataaaaaaaaaaaaaaaaaaaaattaaaaaaataaactatatGGGGTGGGGGAGCCTCGgcataatatgtttataagtatatatacatataggaACGTTAATATGTGCGTGTGCACATGTGACAAAATATATCTGGCACGACGAAACTGCAGTTCCTTTTCCCCGCGAAGTTGATGGAAGAAAAcacatattatattcaagcagaaagaaataaaaaaaatatttttcactttAATCTTTTGTTCAAACTTTTGTTCAATCTTTTGCTTTACCCTTACTTCACTATTGCTTCACTCGTTCTTCccattttcttccttttttttttttttacattttccccttaaaataaaagttaaaaaaatatgcgtATATCAATTCCCCACCTATGTCAGGGGAACACGTTGACGCATAATATTCCGGTTTGTTGATGAAAAAAAGTTCATCTataggtattttttttatttgttttttatttaatattttaattataaataaaggaagaatgtcattataattttcttcatttatgctatttatatttgtattcctaaaaaagtttttgaaaatataataaaacctTATAACATGGTAGAGGTATTTCATACCTTCATTCGAGTCAAGTAAAAAACCATGGtttcttataaatttaatatatttaaaaaacattgaTATGGTGTTGTTACATAcaaaaatgcatttttttgcgtcaattgaaaaatatgttatgtGTCGTGGGTCTGTATTTGTTTCACTACTACCACTACTTCCGTAATCTGTATTATCATTACTTTCATTATCTGCATTACAATTGACAGTAATCTTTTTCCCTCCTTGAATAGTGCACGTACTGAAGAGGATATTACCGGCATGTTCGTCCGTACCTTCCGTAAGATCCACGTTCCTCCGTGCGAAAGTAGCTGCTTCATTGTGCTGAGAAGATGTGGATCCATATTCGTCCATTTCGAGCTGTGGAAAGCCATCGTACGAGCTTCTTACCCGTTTTAGTTCCTTCATCGCCTGGCTTCTCCTCATCGTAGATAAAAAGGATagaataataatgtaaaagcTCATGCAGGGTAAAGAGATACATAAATCCTTGCTGCTCGACCAACTGATCAACGATGATAAAGAACATTCACTTATACTACTAACAAACATATTTAGATAggagaaataaatttttgaaatatcaTAAACAAATTGATGTAGTGACTCTAAATCGTGAGTACGCAAAggcaaataattattattcattattattataaatatgtttttattaaaatgaaaaaaaagactcATAAAAATGGAGGTATCAAAGTagctaataaaaaatttttgcacAATTGATAAATgctcatttttaaaaaataaagtagagtatatattattcataaagtatataatatttctaaaattatataaaaaatatgcgtttgtatatatacttaataattttttaatagtcTGATGCCTGTGATCTATTTCTAACAcatttttagtaaaataatttatttgtaagcacgttattaaaaatttccaaatgcacataaataaatataaatgataagaaTTACTGTATGTGTCCAGTTGGCATAaactactattttttttttgcacatctttttctttttctttttcttcctctACCTCTGCCTCTTCCTCTTCCTCCCTTTTTTGCgtcatataaaaagtatttaatatatgcatGAGTTGACATAACAAAACATTAATCAACcttttatcataataaaacaaattactACATGAACCAGCAATTAATGCAATGTACTTGAGGCTTATCTTAAGTTTTTCGTCGTTCTTCCTTAAGTAGCTATCATTACTGCCTTTAGAACAACAGCCGTCTATGTATgcacttaattttttaatatcgcTATTAACAATACTCACCTTTTTTTCCCTATTAAAAAGGTTCAAGTTGTTTTTAAATCTGTATATCCACTTAGTAATTGCTCCACTCCAGCGAGTTTCCCTCTCGACGCCAACGTTACGTAAGCCTTCTTCATATGGACCTTCCTTATGTATGTCTTCCTTATGTATACCTTCCTTATATATACCGTCTTTATGTGTTCCTTCCTTATACGATCCTTCCTCACGTATGTCTTTTTCATGTGTACTTTTTCTCCTGTCCTTTTGTATCCCCATGTTTGCACTTTTTCCCCCCATGTACTCCAACCGTGTAATCCTATTGCTTGCCTCAATAAAATTACTATACTTATGCACTGCTTTCATCTTTCTGTTAATACAAAATCTATAATTAACAAACAAAGAATCATCAAAATGAATTTCACAGTTATCTACTATCATATCTAGGGATACATGTTCGACCCCTATAGTACTACCCTCATATGCTTTATTTATACAGCTAAGTATAATGCTAGATTTATTTccaaaaatatgtttatatctcgacatgcatatatgtcttaatttatttatttttttatatttcatcaATCGATAATCTTTCCGATGCCTTAACTTTATATTCTCAGAGTATCTGTGATGGAAAACATGGTCTCTGTACTTCTCACTTTTATACATACCTGAGAAGTGGAAAAGGGgcaaacataaatatatgcgaACATATATAGCAGCATAAAagaatacatatgtaaacgCATACTTAAACGAAAAAGAGCCCATAAACCTAAACGTATACAAATGAGTGCAGCCAAGTAAGTGTGGCCCAAGTGAGCGGGCAAAATTTCAAAAAGTGCTTACTGTTAAAATTCCTATGAAAGAGTTTACGATTTTGAAGGCGAACCAAGGCTGGATGGATATTACCAAAGAACTTCGTAACAACAcagtttttttgttttttcttcataGGTTGTTCTGACTTCCCgtgaatataaattttatttacctttttttcatCCCCTGTTTTGCTTTGCCTATAATTTTCTACGTTCAAGTATTTAAGGGTGCAGGAATTTTCTATTGTCCCTTCTATATTCGCATCTAAGTCGTTTTCGTtttcgttttcttttttgttttccttttccttttccttttccttttccttttctttttcttttttttttttttctttaaaatttttaaaattaatccTGTCCTTTTTACTATAAACGAAGCGCATACAGGATTTCTTCCCCCCCTTTGTATTTATAGCGGGTATATTATCACCACTTTCGTTGTTCATTTTTGTGCGTGTGCTATTATTTACATGAGTGCTGTAATTTATTACTCTCTTATCACAATAAGTGTCACTCTTGCCTTTATCTGCTTCAATATTTTGCCCTTCCTctctttcttctttttgtAGAATTAAATCATTACCTCCTCCTGCATCTACCAGACTAGGATTTCTGCATTCTAAATAGATATTATGattattcttaattttagTAATAGTATCATACATCCCTAtgaatttacatttttgctTATGAagagataattttttttttgtactatGTTTGAAAAAGGTCTTTTCCTTGCATAATAAATAAGCTTGTATTTTTCCTGACAAAACACTTAACACATGAATACTACGAAACCCACAAGCTcctaaataaacaaataagtTTATGAACATCTCAGTATATTCTGAGTcgtataatatatgattttcTTGATTATACTCAACATCTATTTGTTTTTCAATTATATTCGAATAatctattttcatttttgtttcttcaatatttaaatgtaaagGTAAATGTgataattcatttaattcattttttttttttttttcatgttgtttcttatattgtaaatatatggaaccattttcatcattttttatatttgtatatttatattgctCTTCAAATGTATCATTGAATTTGTTACTTTTGtggtatataaatgtattattgtCATGATTACTTACGTGGTTATGTTTATAAACGCTTTCGTAAACATAAACACAATCGTTATgctttcctttttcatttgttgcattgatgtaattttttttcacattaCCTAAAATTTCACCTGAACAGGTCAGGTCAAAATTAATATCTAAACTTCTCTTTGAAGGAGAATTACCAtctccattttttaaataaaaaagttttttgtCAGGTTCTACTTTCGATGACTGTTTATTGTTACTGGCACAATTGGAGGTACGTTGGAAACTTGATATTTCTTCGTCCTTCGGGTTGACTTGTCCCTCACAGCCACTACCAACGCAGCTACCACCACAGTTACTACTGCTGCTAACACTGCCGCTTTCTTTGCAGCCACCACTGCTATGGCCCTCCCTGAGTTCATTCCCACCTCTGGAACATACAAACTTTTTGAAGAGGAAGTAGAAAAAGTCCTCACAAAAGTAGTCAAAATGggtaaacatttttaaaatgtacaaaatatTGCCATAgttgtaattataaaaattatttgttatgatatgtagtaatttttttagtataatagtgtctttataattttctctttttttaatcctTAATATTGCAATTACTGCTTTTACTGATAATTCTATGTGCCATTTTTCAATAacactttttataaaaataaaaaaagtatgatctaaatatatgttattacaTAACAGAATATTTAGGTACATGATAAAATCATATTGTTCCATTACTCCTAAGTGtctttctatatttttatgaagaaTATTTAATGGGTTCAAAtgatatttatcattttctgcatttactataattttcaataataaaaaagtatgcTTTAAGGTTAAATGACCAGCGTAATAACAACACATGTACAGTAAATTATCATATAtgttattctttatattcgctttgtttaaaaaatataacacatatattacatatttaacgTCTTTATGATATAGATTTGATTCTTCTTCAACCatattgagaaaaaaaaaaaaagaattattttttatttctttatcataaaaagtaaatagcTTAAGATATTCCTCTAAAAATTTTGCAGTAGGTATATAATTTAAGATACTGCAAAAATGTAAGTAGTAtgatatattctttttagtGCTTTTATTTAATCTACAGAtccaataaaaatattcactTGTACATTGTAAAAACAGTAAATTCTTATACTTCTTCTTTGAAAAAACTTTTAacacaaataatatttcattatcataaaaattagttatgttattaattatatgctTAGTTATAAAcctatatttacatatgtcATCATCTAATtgtaaatgttttatatatcgtagtatatacaatttattattatatatatcatcttCCAAATTTTCTTCTCCCAATTTTGTgctcttttttattacccTCTTTGGGTCTTCTCTTATTTGTGCATTCTTAACTATACAGTTCTTGTGCTTTAGCttattccatttttcatTACCTGTCTCACTTTTCCTTCTCTCATTGCTTAATTTCGCTCTGTCATACTTTTCCTCTTCGTTCTCTTCTTTTTGCGTATTCCTTTGTTCTAGTATAATCAGTTGTTTCTTTTCCCCTTCCTCTAATTgtagttctttttttttttttgctattaaATCGAATATGCTACTGCAGTAGTTAttggaaataataaaatgcgGAGTCCTCCTCTTTGCACTTAACACCTTGAAAACATTAGTTACCACAGAATTGGCTACTGCTGAATACGCTACTGCATAATTTGCCGATACTACATTCGCTACTGCAGTATATGCTATTGCTAAGCGAGTCATAATTCATTTGCTAATGTTGTTAAGAAGACACAAAAccctttttttctatttttactttctttTGGATGAAGCTAAAAGTTAGGGAAAAACTTTACAACCTAGTTccatttgttttattctttcTTAATGCTAACTCATTTTTTCAACCCTTTTTATGGGGGTATTGTTTATTTACTTCACACTTATCTGAGGAATCAAAAGCTGAAAAAGCAATCAAATACATACGTGTGTAGGTTCACATGAATAaatacgtatgtacatatatacgtgcatatatCTACGTGCGTATTTTAGTTAGCCCCTTTTCATAGCATAAGCAAAATGGAGCTATTACTTTACGGATGGTTTAATCTAATTAGAAACCTCCCCAAAATGCatatttaacaatttttcaataatttcaaaaattttaatgggaaaataaaatgagtTTATCCAATTTGATGTATAAAAGAAGGATGAATAGAAAAAGGAAGAACATCATTGCttatgtattcatatatatatacatacatgtatacatatatatatatatatatatatatatatatatatatatatgtatgtgaaCTCTTTTTGTGCGTGCTTCGctcacaatttttttttttcttttttttgtttatttattttttcatatttctgCCAAAATGCTTCTACAGTAAATGCTTCAAACCCCTGTTAAGCGCAAATTGTGTTTaacttttttgaaaaaagaagaagaaatattTGTAAGTACCTTAGAACAAGAGGTAACAGACGCAGTCACTCTTGGTGCTGCCTCTACGAAGTGCGAtgtttcttatatttattttattttcctagAAGAACAAGTACATGTATGAATTAACTTACATGTGTAGTAAATGCGTACAAACacagatatatatacgtaaatatgcctatatatatacatacaagaATACCTTTATAgatgtttatgtatatttatttttgtaggCTTAACGTTTTTAGCTAGCTCCATTTTCTAGCAGTCCCTTTTGTAtaccatataatataatggataatattttacattttcaaaaattcaGGGGAAATTGAAGAATCGTACGTTCTACTGTTACAAAACAgcagaggaaaaaaaaaaaaaaaataataaaaaaaaaaaaaaaaaaaaaaaaaggatcttaattaaaaaattgaacaaccattatcacatatataataaatcaaatgaaaatgaaaatttcctacaatttactttttttttttttacaattattcaaacagtaaaataaaataaaccaAGTGAAATAATTGTTATACTGATTATGAAGagaacttatatatattaatttcgTATTACAATTGGATGTGATATGAGGTAATAGAATGTATAGTGAAAAAACAGCACTAACAATATGACATGAACACAATTGAActgaaaaataagaataaatatgtagTGATAAAATGCTTCATTAAAGTCAAAAGATGATTAACAACAAtgacaaaaacaaaaaaaagagagaaaaaaaaaaaattaaataagacGCTTTAACGAAACGTATATTCTCCAAAATATCTATCCATATGTGTAATtcttattttcctttttagtattaaaaaaaaaaaaaaaaatgcaacaAGTTAATACGCGTAGGGgcgttaaaaattaaaaaaaataaaaatgaggaGTACCGTGAAATGATGAAGGAGATTCCACGTGCAtccatacatatacgtacatatatatatatatatatatatatacacgtctATGCATGGGTGCTTGTTCCTGggcacatatgtatgtatacatttacgAATGTCTATTTAATGCATAGGCCGATTACGCTAACATTATATGGGTACAGAAAATCATGTCCATTTTAACAGCAGgggaaaaatttttttggcttaattcttcttttattcGCAGCTGGTAATTTTCTAATACTACAAGTGTGTTCTATTTTTGGTGAAGGAGCATTCATAGTTTGCTTTTGATTCAAATGTTGCATGTACATTTGAggattattcatattttcaaatatggGCATAGAGTATGGTAGACTGTTATAGttgttttttgtattattattactgttattatgcATCGCTGTGTTAAAATTTCCGTTtggaattttaaaattatttgtatataacatGGCATCTGAATCTATAGTTGGTAAACTGTTCACATATTCAGCAGAAAAATTTTCTCCCATATTTGGATTCATATACATAACatcattattgttatattctTCTAAATTAATAGGAATATGATTAGCTTGAATGGTATTTTGTGTATTGttataattcattaaatttcTATAACTGTCAAATCCTGTAGTATCtaaatttgttttcattCCTTGCATACTTATAGAATCATTCGGGTCAGCATGTATTACGCTATTCATTGGCATTGTATTGTTATAACTATTTAAAGTTTGGtctaaattaaattttgacATCATATCGACCGGATAGTTTTctctattaataataaaatcattattataaGCATTCGTTAATACTGCTCCTCCATTCATTAAGTAGTTTGTGTTCTTGCTAGTGTGTGCTAAATCGGCTGTATTCATATCATACTTTGGCTCTTCTATAAGTCGGGATGAATTCAAAGCACTTCTCATGCCATACGCCCCGTCTATATTCATTGTAGTTGATTCgcagaaaaagaaattaaaaaaggaaaagggaaagaagaaaaattttattctaatGAATTCAAAAGgctataaaatatttttctgttttataatgttaaaaaaaggaCAAGAAATGACACAAATTGACAAAAAATGGATGTTCTTTCGTACAATTTTTAAGTGAATAAATTGTTTTGTTGAAAATAGAGCCAGTGGATAACTTtcgcaaaaataaaattataatagcggaaaaaaaaaaaaaaaaaaaaaaaaagaaaaagaaaaagaaatagaaatagaatatctatatatacattcatatacacacttatatatatttatagatatGTACAAGTGTAGCAAAACAGAGCTgcaacaaacaaaaaaaacaaaaaaaaaaaatattgtagaaTACAAAGTCAGCTTATGATttcaaatacaaatatacatcaACAGTGTAAAATTCGTAATTGTGGAAATAATTAAACGGATacggaaaaataaaatatattgtagaGGCCTTGTTTcctttctttaaataaaaaaatgacgTAAGTACAATGTACGTAGCttattccaaaaaaaaaaaaaaaaaaaaaaaaaaatgcatatatatatgtataatacttaagcatatatacacacatatgtaaGACAGCTTTACTtgacaaaatgaaaatggtAAAGTCATACAACAAATTTGcttaggaaaaaaaattatacattttctactatttatatatatatctaaaaatatgaataatgagGTCTTATGCATAGCTAAcgatactaaaaaaaaaaattgtaaataaaatgtttatataactttggcttacatatattttaagaaattgaattttttttattatttctataaacatatgaacaaatatatgtatgtatttatgtttatatgtgtatatttataatgtataataataaaacgtGTGATTGTCTCTAAACATATTGCACACATAACACCACTTTTAAAAAAGCTAAGTTAAATGTAGTACTCACAAggaacatatgtacatataatttatgaacaagcaagaaatatttatagttcatagaaaataagaaaaaaaaaaaaaagaaaaatagcaGCACTCACAAGTACATAGTTTTGAAAACGtgcctttttcttttcttttttttttatgcatatatatatatatatatatggtcaTATTTAACAACACAATAATACTTGTgttgtattttttactacttagttattctttaaaaaaatgtgcgTAATCGTGCAGCACATGCACAtaagtgtatgtatatttatacttagAATGTGTGCGTATACTAATTTTAGATCTTCTTATATCTAATTGCAATTTCTGACTATGTAAGCTTTACCTGCTAGCTTAACGTAGGAACATAGTATTATTAAGACttaaatttataagaaattctgaacttttttttttttttttttttttttttgcaaatgtAAAAGCCATATGTATTAAACAACTTTTCTTTGAAAATTTTGGAAACTAATTCTGAatggtatatttatataataatatcgTTTTATTGGTCTACAATTTTAGAGGGATATACAAGGGCttgaaattttaataataatttttcttaatttgaaaatacatttaattttttcggttcttatttaatatgaTTTTTAAGGATGTGTCGTAGCTacacattattataatttcgttttataaaaaattatgtatcgtgtaaaaaaaaaaaaaaaacaagaaaaacaaaaaaagcaagaaataaaggaaaaaaaggaaaaaaaaggaaaaaatgaaaaatgtgaaaaacaATCGTTTCAAGGTTCTGATAGCGTCGGAAATATGTGCAAATGCAAAAGAAGCTTTGAAATTCAAGAGAAAAACACGTTTAAAGAAACTGCTTTAGCAATGACGATGCCAAGTGTATTACTTTAAGTTggacattt
Proteins encoded:
- the PmUG01_09040600 gene encoding conserved Plasmodium protein, unknown function — encoded protein: MTRLAIAYTAVANVVSANYAVAYSAVANSVVTNVFKVLSAKRRTPHFIISNNYCSSIFDLIAKKKKELQLEEGEKKQLIILEQRNTQKEENEEEKYDRAKLSNERRKSETGNEKWNKLKHKNCIVKNAQIREDPKRVIKKSTKLGEENLEDDIYNNKLYILRYIKHLQLDDDICKYRFITKHIINNITNFYDNEILFVLKVFSKKKYKNLLFLQCTSEYFYWICRLNKSTKKNISYYLHFCSILNYIPTAKFLEEYLKLFTFYDKEIKNNSFFFFLNMVEEESNLYHKDVKYVIYVLYFLNKANIKNNIYDNLLYMCCYYAGHLTLKHTFLLLKIIVNAENDKYHLNPLNILHKNIERHLGVMEQYDFIMYLNILLCNNIYLDHTFFIFIKSVIEKWHIELSVKAVIAILRIKKRENYKDTIILKKLLHIITNNFYNYNYGNILYILKMFTHFDYFCEDFFYFLFKKFVCSRGGNELREGHSSGGCKESGSVSSSSNCGGSCVGSGCEGQVNPKDEEISSFQRTSNCASNNKQSSKVEPDKKLFYLKNGDGNSPSKRSLDINFDLTCSGEILGNVKKNYINATNEKGKHNDCVYVYESVYKHNHVSNHDNNTFIYHKSNKFNDTFEEQYKYTNIKNDENGSIYLQYKKQHEKKKKNELNELSHLPLHLNIEETKMKIDYSNIIEKQIDVEYNQENHILYDSEYTEMFINLFVYLGACGFRSIHVLSVLSGKIQAYLLCKEKTFFKHSTKKKLSLHKQKCKFIGMYDTITKIKNNHNIYLECRNPSLVDAGGGNDLILQKEEREEGQNIEADKGKSDTYCDKRVINYSTHVNNSTRTKMNNESGDNIPAINTKGGKKSCMRFVYSKKDRINFKNFKEKKKKEKEKEKEKEKEKENKKENENENDLDANIEGTIENSCTLKYLNVENYRQSKTGDEKKVNKIYIHGKSEQPMKKKQKNCVVTKFFGNIHPALVRLQNRKLFHRNFNSMYKSEKYRDHVFHHRYSENIKLRHRKDYRLMKYKKINKLRHICMSRYKHIFGNKSSIILSCINKAYEGSTIGVEHVSLDMIVDNCEIHFDDSLFVNYRFCINRKMKAVHKYSNFIEASNRITRLEYMGGKSANMGIQKDRRKSTHEKDIREEGSYKEGTHKDGIYKEGIHKEDIHKEGPYEEGLRNVGVERETRWSGAITKWIYRFKNNLNLFNREKKVSIVNSDIKKLSAYIDGCCSKGSNDSYLRKNDEKLKISLKYIALIAGSCSNLFYYDKRLINVLLCQLMHILNTFYMTQKREEEEEAEVEEEKEKEKDVQKKNSSLCQLDTYSNSYHLYLFMCIWKFLITCLQINYFTKNVLEIDHRHQTIKKLLSIYTNAYFLYNFRNIIYFMNNIYSTLFFKNEHLSIVQKFFISYFDTSIFMSLFFHFNKNIFIIIMNNNYLPLRTHDLESLHQFVYDISKIYFSYLNMFVSSISECSLSSLISWSSSKDLCISLPCMSFYIIILSFLSTMRRSQAMKELKRVRSSYDGFPQLEMDEYGSTSSQHNEAATFARRNVDLTEGTDEHAGNILFSTCTIQGGKKITVNCNADNESNDNTDYGSSGSSETNTDPRHITYFSIDAKKCIFVCNNTISMFFKYIKFIRNHGFLLDSNEGMKYLYHVIRFYYIFKNFFRNTNINSINEENYNDILPLFIIKILNKKQIKKIPIDELFFINKPEYYASTCSPDIGGELIYAYFFNFYFKGKM
- the PmUG01_09040700 gene encoding conserved Plasmodium protein, unknown function, producing the protein MNIDGAYGMRSALNSSRLIEEPKYDMNTADLAHTSKNTNYLMNGGAVLTNAYNNDFIINRENYPVDMMSKFNLDQTLNSYNNTMPMNSVIHADPNDSISMQGMKTNLDTTGFDSYRNLMNYNNTQNTIQANHIPINLEEYNNNDVMYMNPNMGENFSAEYVNSLPTIDSDAMLYTNNFKIPNGNFNTAMHNNSNNNTKNNYNSLPYSMPIFENMNNPQMYMQHLNQKQTMNAPSPKIEHTCSIRKLPAANKRRIKPKKFFPCC